A region from the Pelagovum pacificum genome encodes:
- a CDS encoding D-alanine--D-alanine ligase, protein MTGGESALVAVLMGGPSAEREVSLSTGKECAAALRDAGYSVVEIDAGDDLVQRLRAEAPDRVFNALHGRWGEDGCVQGLLEWLRIPYTHSGVLASALAMDKERAKAAFRNEGLPVVESLLASKAEVGRAHVMAPPYVVKPYNEGSSVGVYLVTDGANGPPLMDEKMPETVMVETYVPGRDLTCSVLDGEALCVTDIYSEGWYDYHAKYSEGGSRHVVPAEVPADVYAACTDYAERAHRVLGCRGLSRTDFRWDDSRGLDGLVVLETNTQPGMTPTSLAPEQAAHRGISFPDLCARLVEDASCDR, encoded by the coding sequence ATGACAGGCGGGGAGTCCGCACTGGTTGCAGTCCTGATGGGCGGTCCTTCGGCCGAACGCGAGGTCTCTCTGTCGACCGGCAAGGAGTGCGCGGCTGCCTTGCGCGACGCAGGCTATTCCGTGGTCGAGATCGACGCCGGTGACGACCTCGTCCAGCGCCTAAGGGCGGAAGCCCCCGACAGGGTGTTCAATGCGCTCCACGGCCGGTGGGGCGAGGACGGCTGCGTGCAGGGCCTGCTCGAATGGCTGCGCATTCCCTACACTCATTCCGGCGTGCTCGCCTCCGCCCTGGCCATGGACAAGGAGCGCGCCAAGGCCGCGTTCCGCAACGAGGGCCTGCCGGTCGTCGAAAGCCTGCTTGCCAGCAAGGCCGAGGTCGGACGCGCACACGTGATGGCTCCGCCCTACGTGGTGAAGCCCTACAACGAAGGCTCCTCCGTGGGGGTCTACCTCGTCACGGACGGCGCGAACGGGCCGCCGCTGATGGACGAGAAGATGCCGGAGACGGTCATGGTCGAGACCTACGTTCCCGGCCGCGACCTGACTTGTTCCGTGCTTGATGGCGAGGCGCTCTGCGTCACCGACATCTATTCGGAAGGCTGGTACGACTATCACGCCAAGTATTCCGAGGGCGGCTCGCGCCACGTCGTGCCTGCCGAGGTACCGGCTGACGTCTACGCGGCCTGCACCGATTACGCTGAGCGGGCGCATCGCGTGCTTGGCTGCCGCGGCCTGTCGCGGACCGACTTCCGCTGGGACGACAGCCGCGGGCTCGACGGGCTTGTCGTGTTGGAGACCAACACGCAGCCGGGCATGACGCCGACGTCGCTCGCGCCCGAACAGGCGGCGCATCGCGGTATCTCCTTCCCTGACCTTTGTGCCCGACTGGTGGAGGACGCGTCATGCGATCGGTGA
- a CDS encoding response regulator transcription factor, whose protein sequence is MMHKSPEGTTDATPVSTVSRLSAREIEVLSQVARGQSSAEIATLLGISAHTVETHIRRILEKMHVASRTQAAVRAAQAGVLPLV, encoded by the coding sequence ATGATGCACAAATCCCCCGAGGGCACGACCGACGCGACGCCCGTATCCACCGTTTCCCGTCTCAGCGCCCGCGAGATCGAAGTCCTGTCCCAGGTCGCAAGAGGACAGTCGAGCGCGGAGATCGCGACGCTGCTCGGCATTTCCGCACATACGGTCGAAACCCACATTCGCCGCATCCTCGAGAAGATGCACGTGGCCAGCCGGACCCAAGCCGCCGTCCGTGCCGCGCAGGCGGGCGTGCTGCCGCTGGTTTGA
- a CDS encoding UDP-N-acetylglucosamine--N-acetylmuramyl-(pentapeptide) pyrophosphoryl-undecaprenol N-acetylglucosamine transferase, giving the protein MADPLLIMAAGGTGGHMFPAQALAEAMLERGWRVKLSTDARGARYTGNFPDAVEQEVISSATFARGGPLAKVGVPFRVAGGVMAARRSMKRDRPALVIGFGGYPTIPALSAATLMKIPRLIHEQNGVLGRVNELFAKRVDAVACGTWPTELPEGVEGTHIGNPVRGAVFARQGAPYISPGDYPMSILVMGGSQGARILSDIVPPAISALPREIRQHVRVSHQAREEDVERVADYYYGEGIDADVQTFFHDVPDRMSEAQLVISRSGASSVADIGVIGRPSILVPLASAIRDEQTANARRLVEAGAAILMPESKLQVESLSEQIELVLGNPAGASQMARAAMGQAIPDATERLVALVEETAAK; this is encoded by the coding sequence ATGGCCGACCCGCTTCTCATCATGGCGGCCGGTGGCACGGGCGGACATATGTTTCCCGCGCAGGCGCTGGCCGAAGCGATGCTTGAGCGCGGCTGGCGGGTGAAGCTGTCGACCGACGCGAGGGGCGCGCGCTACACCGGCAATTTTCCTGACGCGGTTGAGCAGGAAGTGATCTCCTCCGCCACCTTCGCGCGCGGCGGACCGCTGGCGAAGGTCGGTGTGCCGTTCCGCGTGGCAGGCGGCGTGATGGCGGCCCGGCGGTCGATGAAGCGGGACCGGCCGGCGCTGGTCATCGGCTTCGGCGGCTACCCGACGATCCCGGCGCTCTCGGCGGCGACGCTGATGAAAATCCCGCGCTTGATCCATGAACAGAACGGCGTCCTCGGTCGGGTGAACGAGCTGTTCGCCAAGCGGGTCGACGCGGTCGCCTGCGGGACGTGGCCGACCGAACTGCCCGAGGGTGTCGAAGGCACGCACATCGGCAACCCGGTGCGCGGCGCGGTCTTCGCCCGGCAGGGCGCGCCCTATATCAGCCCCGGCGACTACCCGATGTCGATCCTCGTGATGGGCGGCAGCCAGGGTGCGCGCATCCTCTCCGACATCGTGCCGCCGGCAATCAGCGCGCTGCCCCGCGAGATCCGCCAGCATGTCCGCGTCAGCCACCAGGCCCGCGAAGAGGATGTCGAGCGCGTCGCCGACTATTACTACGGCGAGGGCATAGACGCCGACGTGCAGACCTTCTTTCACGACGTTCCCGACCGGATGAGCGAAGCGCAGCTGGTCATCAGCCGCTCCGGCGCCTCGTCGGTCGCGGACATCGGCGTGATCGGCCGCCCCTCGATCCTCGTGCCTCTGGCGAGCGCGATCCGGGACGAGCAGACCGCCAATGCCCGCCGCCTCGTCGAGGCCGGCGCCGCGATCCTCATGCCCGAGAGTAAGCTCCAGGTGGAGTCGCTGTCCGAGCAGATCGAGCTCGTTCTCGGCAACCCGGCCGGGGCCTCCCAGATGGCGCGTGCGGCGATGGGGCAGGCGATACCGGACGCGACGGAGAGGCTCGTCGCACTGGTCGAAGAGACGGCAGCAAAGTAG
- a CDS encoding DUF2484 family protein → MTASLIAGIVWVVVATFTAMLPIRRQGWTGLPLLAAAPVLIVWLSIDHGWWLGAFAVFAFLSMFRRPLIYLIRKAAGLPTEEIPR, encoded by the coding sequence ATGACAGCATCCCTCATCGCCGGCATCGTCTGGGTCGTGGTCGCGACCTTCACCGCGATGCTGCCGATCCGCCGGCAGGGCTGGACGGGCCTGCCGCTCCTGGCCGCCGCGCCGGTCCTGATCGTCTGGCTGTCCATCGACCACGGCTGGTGGCTCGGCGCGTTCGCCGTCTTCGCCTTCCTGTCGATGTTCCGCCGTCCGCTTATTTACCTGATCCGCAAGGCCGCGGGCCTGCCCACTGAGGAGATCCCGCGATGA
- a CDS encoding cell division protein FtsQ/DivIB: MRSVRRRAAAASVANRRETTRRDPAPSRWRYRYNRLMLSPGFTRFLRTGVPLILVSAISAIWVSQPANRELLMEKYAEVRDDFRNRPEFMVGSLAVKGADADLARQIGEVVQLEFPISSFELDLEGLRETVSAVNAVESARLQVRSGGILEVEVVQREPVAVWRAQDGLKLVDDTGAFIAPLEARADRPDLPLIVGDGARDALDEALALYAAARPLGEDMRGLVRMGERRWDVVLAGDQRVLLPSDGAVQALERVIALHEAKDLFGRDISAVDMRNAERPTLRLNPPAMAALRRTSETDGD, translated from the coding sequence ATGCGATCGGTGAGACGTCGCGCCGCCGCCGCCTCCGTCGCGAACCGGCGCGAGACCACCCGCCGCGATCCGGCGCCGAGCCGCTGGCGCTACCGGTACAACCGCCTGATGCTGTCGCCCGGCTTCACGCGCTTCCTTCGGACTGGCGTGCCACTCATCCTCGTCAGTGCAATCTCCGCGATCTGGGTCTCGCAGCCCGCCAACCGCGAACTGCTGATGGAAAAGTATGCCGAAGTCCGCGACGACTTCCGCAACCGCCCCGAATTCATGGTTGGCTCACTCGCCGTGAAAGGTGCGGATGCCGACCTCGCCCGCCAGATCGGCGAGGTCGTGCAACTCGAATTCCCGATCTCTTCGTTTGAGCTCGACCTCGAAGGTCTGCGCGAGACGGTTTCGGCGGTGAACGCGGTGGAGAGCGCCCGCCTGCAGGTGCGCTCGGGTGGCATCCTCGAAGTCGAGGTCGTGCAGCGCGAACCGGTCGCGGTGTGGCGTGCGCAGGACGGGCTGAAGCTCGTGGATGACACGGGTGCCTTCATCGCACCGCTGGAGGCGCGCGCCGACCGGCCCGATCTGCCGCTCATCGTGGGCGACGGCGCGCGAGACGCGCTCGACGAGGCCCTCGCGCTTTATGCCGCCGCGCGCCCGCTTGGCGAGGACATGCGCGGACTCGTCCGGATGGGTGAGCGCCGCTGGGACGTCGTTCTGGCAGGGGACCAGCGTGTCCTGCTGCCATCGGACGGCGCCGTACAGGCCCTCGAGCGCGTGATTGCGCTGCACGAGGCCAAAGATCTTTTTGGCCGGGACATCTCGGCCGTCGACATGCGCAATGCCGAACGTCCGACGCTCCGTCTCAACCCGCCCGCGATGGCGGCCCTGAGACGGACGAGCGAGACCGACGGAGACTAG
- the murC gene encoding UDP-N-acetylmuramate--L-alanine ligase has translation MMAPTKLPLDVGPIHFVGIGGIGMSGIAEVLLNHGYAVQGSDLKSTPITERLKSLGAEIFEGQTADNLTDAEVVVISSAIKPGNAELDEARRRGLPVVRRAEMLAELMRLKSNVAVAGTHGKTTTTTMVASLLDHGNFDPTVINGGIIHAYGSNARVGEGEWMVVEADESDGTFNRLPATIAIVTNIDPEHMEHWGTEEALHKGFYDFVSNIPFYGLAVCCTDHPEVQKLVSKITDRRVVTFGFNAQADVRAVNLTYAKGIAHFDIALRNEERVIEGCTLPMPGDHNVSNALSAVAVARHLGMKIDEIREALAAFGGVNRRFTRVGEVDGVTIIDDYGHHPVEIAAVLKAARQASEGRVIAVHQPHRYSRLHSLFEDFCNCFNEADVVAIAEVYSAGEDPIEGASRDDLVAGLIRAGHRHARAVTSEDDLERLVREQARDGDIVVCLGAGTISAWANNLPKRLAK, from the coding sequence ATGATGGCGCCAACGAAGCTGCCGCTGGACGTGGGTCCGATCCACTTCGTCGGGATCGGCGGGATCGGCATGTCCGGCATCGCCGAAGTGCTGCTGAACCACGGCTACGCCGTGCAGGGCTCCGATCTGAAGTCGACGCCGATCACGGAACGGCTCAAGTCGCTCGGCGCGGAGATCTTCGAGGGCCAGACCGCCGACAACCTCACTGACGCCGAAGTCGTGGTGATTTCCTCCGCCATCAAGCCCGGCAACGCCGAGCTCGACGAAGCGCGGCGCCGTGGCCTCCCCGTCGTCCGCCGGGCCGAGATGCTGGCCGAACTGATGCGCCTGAAGTCCAACGTCGCGGTCGCCGGAACACACGGCAAGACGACGACCACCACCATGGTCGCCTCGCTGCTGGATCACGGCAACTTCGACCCCACCGTCATCAACGGCGGCATCATCCACGCCTACGGCTCCAACGCCCGCGTGGGCGAGGGGGAATGGATGGTCGTCGAGGCGGACGAGAGCGACGGCACCTTCAACCGTCTGCCCGCGACGATCGCCATCGTGACCAACATCGACCCCGAGCACATGGAGCACTGGGGCACCGAGGAAGCGCTGCACAAGGGCTTCTACGATTTCGTCTCCAACATCCCGTTCTACGGTCTCGCCGTCTGCTGCACCGACCATCCCGAAGTGCAGAAGCTGGTGAGCAAGATCACCGACCGCCGCGTCGTGACCTTCGGTTTCAACGCGCAGGCCGACGTGCGCGCGGTGAATCTGACCTACGCCAAGGGCATCGCGCACTTCGATATTGCGCTGCGGAACGAGGAGCGGGTGATCGAGGGCTGCACCCTGCCCATGCCGGGCGACCACAACGTCAGCAACGCCCTGTCGGCCGTTGCCGTCGCGCGCCACCTCGGCATGAAAATTGATGAAATCCGCGAGGCGCTGGCCGCCTTCGGTGGCGTGAACCGCCGCTTCACGCGGGTGGGCGAGGTCGATGGCGTCACGATCATCGACGACTACGGCCACCACCCGGTCGAGATTGCCGCTGTCCTGAAGGCCGCGCGCCAGGCCTCCGAAGGGCGGGTAATCGCCGTTCACCAACCGCACCGCTACTCGCGCCTGCATTCGTTGTTCGAAGATTTCTGCAACTGCTTCAACGAGGCCGACGTCGTCGCCATCGCCGAGGTCTATTCCGCCGGCGAGGACCCGATCGAGGGCGCGAGCCGTGACGACCTCGTCGCCGGCCTGATCCGCGCCGGCCACCGGCACGCCCGCGCCGTCACCTCCGAGGACGATCTGGAACGCCTGGTACGGGAGCAGGCGCGGGACGGCGACATCGTGGTCTGCCTCGGCGCCGGGACGATTAGCGCCTGGGCGAACAACCTTCCCAAGCGGCTCGCGAAGTGA
- the ftsA gene encoding cell division protein FtsA — MKELYESQRAMRNVRRAAMQRGVIAILDVGTSKIACLILRFDGPERFKESDGVGSMAGQSSFRVIGAATTRSRGVRFGEIDAMAETERAIRTAVQAAQKMAQVRVDHVIACMSGARPRSYGLDGSIDLQGQMVEEADIGRVLANCDVPDYGHGRHVIHAQPVNFALDHRSGLADPRGQIGNKLTCDMHLLTVEDMAVQHLIHAVNRCDLDIAGLASSAYVSGVSSLVEDEQELGAACIDMGGGSTGISIFMRKHMIYADSVRLGGDHVTSDISMGLQVSMSVAERIKTFYGGLVATGMDDREQIEIGGDTGDWELDRRKVSRAELIGIMRPRVEEILEEVRARLDAAGFEHLPSQQIVLTGGASQIPGLDGLASKILGQQVRLGRPLRVQGLPQAATGAAFASAVGLSLFAAHPQDEWWDFEIPAERYPARSFKRAVKWFKDNW; from the coding sequence ATGAAGGAGCTCTACGAAAGCCAGCGGGCGATGCGCAATGTGCGCAGGGCGGCGATGCAACGCGGGGTGATTGCGATCCTCGACGTCGGCACGAGCAAGATCGCCTGCCTCATCCTGCGGTTCGACGGACCGGAACGGTTCAAGGAGAGCGACGGCGTCGGCTCCATGGCCGGGCAAAGCTCCTTCCGCGTGATCGGCGCCGCGACCACCCGCTCGCGCGGGGTGCGCTTCGGCGAGATCGACGCGATGGCCGAGACGGAGCGCGCGATCCGCACCGCTGTGCAGGCCGCGCAGAAGATGGCGCAGGTCCGGGTCGACCACGTGATTGCCTGCATGTCCGGCGCGCGGCCCCGGTCCTACGGGCTCGACGGGTCCATCGATCTGCAGGGGCAGATGGTGGAAGAGGCCGACATCGGTCGCGTGCTCGCCAACTGCGACGTGCCCGACTACGGCCACGGCCGGCACGTGATCCACGCCCAGCCGGTGAACTTCGCGCTCGACCATCGCTCCGGCCTCGCCGATCCGCGCGGCCAGATCGGCAACAAGCTGACCTGCGACATGCACCTGCTGACGGTCGAGGACATGGCCGTGCAGCACCTGATCCACGCGGTGAACCGCTGCGACCTCGACATCGCGGGGCTGGCGAGTTCGGCCTATGTCTCCGGCGTCTCGTCTCTGGTCGAGGATGAGCAGGAGCTGGGCGCGGCCTGCATCGACATGGGCGGCGGCTCCACCGGCATTTCGATCTTCATGCGCAAGCACATGATCTACGCCGACAGCGTGCGTCTTGGCGGCGATCACGTGACCAGCGACATCTCGATGGGGCTACAGGTCTCGATGTCGGTCGCGGAACGCATCAAGACCTTCTACGGCGGCCTCGTCGCCACCGGCATGGACGACCGCGAACAGATCGAGATCGGCGGCGACACCGGTGACTGGGAACTCGACCGCCGCAAGGTGAGCCGGGCGGAGCTGATCGGCATCATGCGCCCCCGCGTCGAGGAGATCCTCGAGGAAGTACGCGCCCGCCTCGACGCCGCCGGCTTCGAGCATCTGCCGAGCCAGCAGATCGTGCTGACCGGCGGAGCGAGCCAGATCCCAGGCCTCGACGGGCTGGCCTCCAAGATTCTCGGCCAGCAGGTGCGGCTCGGCCGTCCGCTGCGCGTCCAGGGGCTGCCGCAGGCGGCGACCGGCGCGGCCTTCGCGTCGGCGGTTGGTCTGTCGCTCTTCGCGGCCCATCCCCAGGACGAATGGTGGGATTTCGAGATCCCCGCCGAACGCTACCCGGCCCGCAGCTTCAAGCGCGCGGTGAAGTGGTTCAAGGACAACTGGTAA
- the ftsW gene encoding putative lipid II flippase FtsW, whose product MTEMVHGTVPVAAGDPILPRWWRTIDKWTMSCILILFGIGMLLGFAASPPLASKNGLDAFYYVKRQFGFGALALLTMFIVSMMSPQLVRRIATIGFAAALAAVMLLPVFGTDFGKGAVRWYSFGFASVQPSEFLKPGFVVVAAWFMAASQELGGPPGKSYSFVLAIIIVAFLAMQPDFGQACLVLFSWGVMYFVAGAPMALLLGLAGMAVAGGTFAYHNSEHFARRIDGFLSPEVDPRTQLGYATNAIREGGFFGTGVGEGTVKWSLPDAHTDFIIAVAAEEYGLILVLAIILLYCTVVVRSLIRLMRERDPFIRLAGCGLACSFGVQAMINTGVAVRLLPAKGMTLPFVSYGGSSVIASGIAVGMLLAFTRTRPQGDLGDILLGRGR is encoded by the coding sequence ATGACGGAAATGGTCCATGGCACGGTGCCAGTGGCGGCAGGGGATCCGATCCTCCCGCGCTGGTGGCGCACAATAGACAAATGGACGATGTCCTGCATCCTGATCCTGTTCGGGATCGGGATGTTGCTCGGTTTCGCGGCGTCTCCGCCGCTGGCGAGCAAGAACGGACTCGATGCGTTCTACTACGTGAAACGGCAGTTCGGCTTCGGCGCGCTCGCCTTGCTGACGATGTTCATCGTGTCGATGATGTCGCCGCAGCTCGTGCGGCGGATCGCGACGATCGGCTTCGCCGCCGCGCTCGCCGCGGTCATGTTGCTGCCGGTCTTCGGCACCGACTTCGGTAAGGGCGCGGTGCGCTGGTATTCCTTCGGCTTCGCATCCGTACAGCCGTCCGAATTCCTCAAGCCCGGCTTCGTTGTCGTCGCCGCATGGTTCATGGCGGCGAGCCAGGAGCTCGGCGGGCCGCCGGGCAAGAGCTATTCCTTCGTGCTGGCGATCATCATCGTCGCCTTCCTCGCGATGCAGCCGGACTTCGGGCAGGCCTGTCTCGTCCTGTTCTCGTGGGGCGTAATGTATTTCGTCGCCGGCGCGCCGATGGCGCTGCTGCTCGGCCTGGCGGGCATGGCCGTCGCGGGCGGGACGTTCGCCTACCACAATTCCGAACACTTCGCGCGCCGCATCGACGGGTTCCTGTCGCCCGAGGTCGATCCCCGCACGCAGCTCGGCTACGCCACGAACGCCATCCGCGAGGGCGGCTTCTTCGGTACGGGCGTCGGCGAGGGCACGGTGAAATGGTCGCTTCCGGACGCGCATACCGACTTCATCATCGCGGTCGCGGCAGAGGAGTACGGCCTGATCCTCGTCCTCGCGATCATCCTTCTGTATTGCACGGTCGTCGTCCGCTCGCTGATCCGCCTGATGCGGGAGCGCGATCCCTTCATCCGCCTCGCCGGCTGCGGGCTGGCCTGTTCCTTCGGCGTCCAGGCGATGATCAACACCGGCGTCGCGGTGCGGCTGCTGCCCGCCAAGGGCATGACGTTGCCCTTCGTCAGCTACGGTGGCTCCTCCGTCATTGCCAGCGGCATCGCGGTCGGCATGTTGCTGGCCTTCACTAGGACGCGGCCGCAGGGCGATCTCGGCGATATCCTCCTCGGGCGGGGCCGGTAA
- the murB gene encoding UDP-N-acetylmuramate dehydrogenase, translating to MTQLPEVRGRLTQGRPLADLTWMRVGGPADWLFQPADLDDLSDFLAALPPEVPHFPMGVGSNLIVRDGGVRGVVIRLGRGFNGTEIEGNRVRAGAAALDAQVAKRAAAAGLDLTFLRTIPGTIGGAVTMNAGCYGVYTKDHLVEVTVVLRSGEVKVLPAEALSLAYRSSALPDGAVIVDALFEAPEGDADALTRKMADQVARRDETQPTKDRTAGSTFRNPAGFSSTGRDDDTHDLKAWKLIDDAGMRGATVGGAVMNLKHSNFLTNAGDATAQDLESLGESVRKRVYETSGLTLEWEIMRVGEPIP from the coding sequence ATGACACAGCTTCCTGAAGTCCGGGGCCGACTGACCCAAGGCCGCCCGCTCGCCGACCTTACCTGGATGCGGGTCGGAGGGCCGGCGGACTGGCTGTTCCAGCCGGCCGATCTCGACGACCTGTCCGACTTTCTTGCCGCGCTTCCGCCCGAGGTGCCGCATTTTCCGATGGGTGTCGGTTCCAACCTGATCGTGCGCGACGGCGGTGTGCGGGGTGTCGTCATCCGGCTTGGCCGTGGCTTCAATGGCACCGAAATCGAGGGCAACCGCGTCCGGGCGGGGGCCGCCGCGCTCGACGCGCAGGTGGCGAAGCGCGCGGCAGCGGCGGGGCTCGACCTGACGTTCCTGCGCACGATCCCCGGTACGATCGGCGGCGCGGTCACGATGAACGCGGGCTGCTACGGCGTCTACACCAAGGACCACCTGGTCGAAGTGACGGTCGTCCTCCGTTCCGGCGAGGTGAAGGTCCTGCCGGCCGAGGCGCTGTCGCTGGCCTATCGTTCCTCCGCGCTGCCAGACGGTGCCGTGATCGTGGACGCGCTGTTCGAGGCGCCCGAGGGCGACGCCGATGCGCTGACCAGGAAGATGGCGGACCAGGTCGCCCGGCGGGACGAGACGCAGCCGACGAAGGACCGCACCGCGGGCTCCACTTTCCGCAATCCGGCGGGCTTTTCCTCGACCGGACGGGATGACGACACGCACGACCTCAAGGCGTGGAAGCTCATCGACGATGCGGGAATGCGCGGCGCGACGGTGGGCGGCGCCGTGATGAACCTGAAACATTCCAACTTCCTGACCAACGCCGGTGATGCGACCGCGCAAGACCTTGAATCGTTGGGCGAGTCCGTCCGAAAAAGGGTTTACGAAACCTCCGGGCTCACGCTAGAGTGGGAAATCATGAGGGTCGGCGAACCGATCCCGTAA
- a CDS encoding DUF2484 family protein, whose translation MSLSLILVCSWVILAHVMAMIPSKDSHWRRAFILIVLGIPLLGFVTWQNGPWVGLICLAAGMSILRWPMYFLARWVRRQLTRSESNRV comes from the coding sequence ATGAGCCTGTCCCTGATCCTTGTCTGCAGCTGGGTGATCCTCGCGCACGTCATGGCGATGATCCCGTCGAAGGACAGCCACTGGCGGCGTGCTTTCATCCTGATCGTGCTCGGCATTCCGCTGCTCGGCTTCGTGACCTGGCAGAACGGACCGTGGGTCGGACTGATCTGCCTCGCCGCGGGCATGTCGATCCTGCGCTGGCCGATGTATTTCCTCGCCCGCTGGGTCCGGCGTCAGCTGACCCGCAGCGAGAGCAATCGCGTCTGA